The following coding sequences lie in one Lolium perenne isolate Kyuss_39 chromosome 2, Kyuss_2.0, whole genome shotgun sequence genomic window:
- the LOC127335901 gene encoding protein argonaute 1B yields the protein MVRKKRTGPGSPGESPGEPSGASGQGPSQGAERGPQQHGGGRGLAPQQGSRGGGQHQGRGGHYQGHGGPAPHHPGGGPPEYQQRDFQGRGHSGGGPPEYQPRGYQGRGHPGGGPPEYQPRDHQGRGGPRPRGGGAPPPYHGGHRGGSSGHNVLPGPPRTVPELHQAPYVQHQAPMVSSSASGAASSSQPVAEVSSGQVQQQFQKLAIIDQSSTSQASQMAPASSKSVRFPLRPGKGTYGDRCVVKANHFFAELPDKDLHQYDVSITPEVTSRGVNRAVMAELVKLYRYSQLDGRLPAYDGRKSLYTAGPLPFPSRTFEITLQDEEESLGGGQVAPRRERQFRVVIKFAARADLHHLAMFLAGRQPDAPQEALQVLDIVLRELPTARYSPVGRSFYSPNLGRRQRLGDGLESWRGFYQSIRPTQMGLSLNIDMSSTAFIEPLPVIEFVAQLLCRDISVRPLSDSDRVKIKKALRGIKVEVTHRGNMRRKYRISGLTSQTTRELSFPVDDRGTVKTVVQYFLETYGFNIQHTTLPCLQVGNQQRPNYLPMEVCKIVEGQRYSKRLNEKQITALLKVTCQRPQEREKDILQTVHHNAYYEDPYAQEFGIKIDERLASVEARVLPPPRLKYHDSGREKDVLPRIGQWNMMNKKMVNGGRVHHWACINFSRNVQDNAARNFCHELALMCQVSGMDFAPEPVLPSLTARPEHVERALKARYQDATNILKPQGRELELLIVILPDNNGSLYGDLKRICETDLGLVSQCCLTKHVFKMSKQYLANVALKINVKVGGRNTVLVDALSRRIPLVSDRPTIIFGADVTHPHPGEDSSPSIAAVVASQDWPEVTKYAGLVSAQAHRQELIQDLFKVWQDPNRGTVTGGMIKELLISFKRATGQKPQRIIFYRDGVSEGQFYQVLLYELDAIRKACASLEPNYQPPVTFVVVQKRHHTRLFANNHNDQRTVDRSGNILPGTVVDSKICHPTEFDFYLCSHAGIQGTSRPAHYHVLWDENKFTADELQTLTNNLCYTYARCTRSVSIVPPAYYAHLAAFRARFYMEPDTSDSGSMASGARGPQQGGRSTRAFGNVAVRPLPALKENVKRVMFYC from the exons ATGGTTAGGAAGAAAAGAACTGGTCCTGGCAGCCCTGGAGAGAGTCCTGGGGAGCCTTCGGGAGCTTCTGGGCAGGGACCCTCACAGGGAGCTGAGAGAGGGCCTCAACAGCATGGTGGAGGACGTGGTTTGGCACCTCAACAGGGTAGCCGTGGTGGTGGGCAGCACCAGGGCCGCGGTGGACATTACCAGGGCCATGGAGGGCCAGCTCCACACCATCCAGGTGGTGGCCCACCTGAATATCAACAACGTGACTTTCAGGGGCGTGGACATTCAGGTGGTGGTCCACCTGAATATCAACCGCGTGGTTATCAAGGGCGTGGTCATCCAGGTGGTGGTCCACCTGAATATCAACCGCGTGACCATCAGGGACGTGGTGGTCCACGACCCAGAGGTGGTGGAGCCCCACCGCCATACCATGGTGGGCATAGGGGAGGTAGTAGTGGACACAATGTTCTTCCAGGTCCACCAAGAACAGTTCCCGAGCTGCACCAAGCCCCATATGTCCAACATCAAGCCCCGATGGTTTCATCATCCGCATCGGGAGCTGCCTCATCTTCTCAGCCTGTGGCAGAGGTGAGCAGTGGACAAGTCCAGCAACAATTCCAGAAACTTGCCATCATTGACCAGAGTTCGACCAGCCAAGCCAGTCAAATGGCACCGGCGTCAAGCAAATCAGTTAGATTCCCATTGCGCCCCGGAAAGGGTACCTATGGGGATAGGTGTGTTGTGAAGGCAAACCATTTTTTTGCCGAGCTCCCTGATAAAGACCTTCACCAATACGAT GTGTCCATAACACCAGAGGTTACATCGCGTGGTGTCAATCGTGCTGTGATGGCAGAACTTGTCAAGCTGTATAGGTATTCTCAGTTGGATGGACGTCTGCCTGCCTATGATGGAAGGAAGAGCCTTTATACGGCTGGACCATTGCCTTTTCCTTCACGAACATTTGAAATAACTCTGCAAGACGAAGAAGAAAGCCTTGGTGGTGGACAAGTTGCGCCAAG GCGTGAAAGACAATTCAGGGTGGTGATCAAATTTGCTGCTCGTGCTGATCTCCACCATTTGGCTATGTTTCTAGCCGGGCGGCAACCAGATGCACCTCAAGAAGCTCTTCAGGTGCTTGACATTGTGCTACGTGAGCTGCCTACTGCCAG GTACTCTCCAGTTGGCCGATCATTTTATTCTCCTAACTTAGGGAGACGTCAGAGACTAGGTGATGGTTTGGAAAGTTGGCGAGGATTTTACCAAAGTATAAGACCTACGCAGATGGGGCTTTCACTGAATATTG ATATGTCTTCTACTGCATTTATTGAGCCTCTCCCTGTGATTGAGTTTGTTGCTCAGCTTCTGTGCAGAGACATCTCAGTTAGACCCCTATCTGATTCAGATCGCGTTAAG ATAAAAAAAGCCCTACGAGGTATAAAGGTTGAAGTTACGCATCGAGGAAACATGCGTAGGAAATACCGTATATCTGGACTTACTTCACAAACTACACGGGAGCTATC GTTCCCTGTTGACGATCGTGGTACTGTAAAGACTGTGGTGCAATACTTCCTGGAGACATACGGTTTTAATATTCAGCACACAACTCTACCTTGCTTGCAAGTGGGCAATCAGCAAAGGCCGAATTATCTTCCTATGGAG GTTTGTAAGATTGTTGAAGGTCAACGTTACTCCAAAAGACTGAATGAGAAACAGATAACTGCTCTACTGAAAGTGACTTGCCAGCGCCCTCAAGAGCGTGAGAAGGACATCTTGCAG ACGGTGCATCACAATGCATACTATGAAGATCCTTATGCACAGgagtttggcataaaaattgatgAGCGACTTGCATCGGTTGAAGCTCGTGTTCTGCCTCCTCCAAGG CTTAAGTACCATGACAGTGGCAGAGAGAAGGATGTCTTGCCCAGGATTGGCCAATGGAATATGATGAATAAG AAAATGGTGAATGGTGGTAGAGTCCACCACTGGGCATGTATTAACTTCTCTCGGAATGTGCAAGATAATGCTGCCAGGAATTTCTGTCATGAGCTTGCTTTAATGTGCCAAGTATCTGGAATG GACTTTGCACCTGAACCTGTGCTGCCCTCACTTACTGCGAGACCTGAACATGTAGAAAGAGCACTAAAGGCTCGTTATCAAGATGCCACAAACATACTTAAACCCCAGGGCAGAGAGCTTGAGCTGCTAATTGTAATACTGCCTGACAATAATGGTTCACTTTATG GGGATCTCAAAAGGATTTGCGAGACTGATCTTGGATTGGTATCTCAGTGTTGCCTGACGAAACATGTTTTTAAGATGAGCAAGCAGTATCTTGCAAATGTAGCCCTTAAAATAAATGTTAAG GTGGGTGGAAGGAATACTGTACTTGTGGATGCCTTGTCCAGGAGGATTCCCCTTGTTAGTGACAGACCAACCATAATATTTGGTGCTGATGTTACACATCCTCATCCTGGAGAAGATTCCAGTCCTTCTATTGCAGCT GTGGTTGCTTCTCAAGACTGGCCTGAGGTCACTAAGTATGCGGGATTAGTGAGTGCCCAAGCACATAGGCAAGAGTTGATACAGGATCTTTTCAAAGTATGGCAAGATCCCAACCGAGGAACGGTTACTGGCGGCATGATCAA GGAGCTTCTCATTTCTTTCAAGAGGGCAACTGGACAGAAACCCCAGAGAATCATATTTTACAG ggatggggtcagtgagggacAATTCTATCAAGTTCTTTTGTATGAACTTGACGCAATCAGAAAG GCCTGTGCGTCCTTGGAGCCAAATTATCAGCCTCCTGTTACTTTTGTTGTTGTCCAGAAGCGTCACCACACAAGGCTTTTTGCTAATAACCACAATGATCAGCGTACTGTTGATAGAAGTGGGAACATACTGCCTG GCACAGTTGTTGATTCAAAGATTTGCCACCCGACAGAGTTCGATTTCTACTTGTGTAGCCATGCTGGCATTCAG GGAACAAGCCGCCCTGCTCATTATCATGTACTATGGGACGAGAACAAATTTACCGCTGATGAGTTGCAAACGCTCACAAATAACTTGTGCTACAC GTATGCTAGGTGCACCCGCTCTGTATCAATTG TGCCTCCTGCATATTATGCACATTTGGCGGCCTTCCGAGCTCGATTTTACATGGAGCCAGATACCTCTGACAGTGGTTCTATGGCAAGTGGTGCCCGTGGCCCTCAGCAGGGTGGACGCAGTACCAGAGCATTTGGGAATGTTGCTGTCAGGCCTCTGCCTGCTCTCAAAGAAAACGTGAAGCGTGTCATGTTTTACTGTTAA